The Gloeobacter violaceus PCC 7421 DNA window CGGCCGCTTCCGCGACAAAAAAGGGATCGAATTTCTGCTGGATGCCTGCGGCCGCCTGCTGGCCGAATCGCTCGACGTTACCCTGCTGCTGGTGGGAGACTTCGTGCCCAAAGAAGCCGCCTACTGGCAATTGGAAGTCGAAAATGCCGGCCTGGGCGACCGGCTGGTGGTAACGGGACTATTGCCCCGCGAGCAGGCGCTCGCCTGCTACGCCCTCCTCGATATCTTCGTCATCCCTTCGCTGCACGACGGCTGCCCGAACGCCCTACTGGAGGCGATGACGGCGGGCCGGGCGATCGTGGGCACCCGCGCGGACGCCATCGGCGAAATTCTGGATCACGAGCGCGACGCGCTTTTGGTTCCCCCCTGCGACAGCGAAGCCCTCGCAGCCGCCCTGGGCCGCCTCGTCGCTTCGCCGGATCTGCGCCGCCAACTGGGAGAAGCCGCCCGCTACAAAGTCAGCGAATGGCTCGCCCCCTGGATCGAACAGCAGCACTGGAGCGAAATCTACCGGCACGTCCTCCAGCAGACCGATGCCGCCGCCCATAGCCTGCCTGCCACCGCCGTCGAACTGCCCCTGGCGGCTGACCACTAGCAATGCACTTTGGGATATTTACCATGCGCAAGCCAACTGTCTGTCTTATCGTCTCGCCGCGCGAGCGCTTCAGCTACACGCGCGAGTCGCTCGAAAGCCTCTATACCCACACGGACTACCCTTTCAAGCTCGTCTACGTCGACGGCGGCTCCCCCGAGCCGGTGCAGCGCTACTTGCAACAGCAAGCCGCCCTTCGTGGGTTTGAACTGATTCGCACCGCACACTACCTGGCCCCCAACCAGGCGCGCAACCTGGGCCTGGCCCGCTGCGGCGACAGCGATTACGTCGTATTTGTCGATAACGACATTCAGGTCACCCCGGGCTGGCTGGAGCGGCTGGTCGACTGCGCCGAGACCACCGGTGCCGCCGTGGTCGGTCCGCTCGTCTGCATCGGCACTCCCGGCGAGGAGCGCGTGCACCTGGCGGGCGGCGAAGCGCGCATCCTCCAGCAAACCGGTGAAGACGGCCGCGACGAGCGCCGCATCCACGAAAAGCACTACTTCGTCAACCGGCCCCTCGCCGAGGTGCTGGGCAAGACCGCCCGTCGCCCCTGCGAATTTGCCGAATTTCACTGCGTGCTGGTGCGCGCCTCGCTGATGGGCCGCCTCGGTCCCCTCGACGAAAAGTTACTCAGCACCCGCGAGCACATCGATTTTTGTCTGACGGTGCAGCAGGCGGGGGGCAGCATCTGGGTGGAGCCCGACTCGGTGGTGACCTACGTGCCGGGACCGCCCTTCGACTGGTCGGATCTGTCCTACTTCCTGCTGCGCTGGAGCGACGCCTGGGAACTGGCGAGCCTCAAGCATTTTCGCAAGAAGTGGGGCCTGGCTAAGGACAAGTACTTTCAAAAGCGCCTCGACCGCCTCGGCCACCGGCGCCACCAGGCGTTCTTGCGCCCGCTGGTGCGCGCCCTGAGCCTCGGCGGCGAGTACGACGCCGAACTGGAGGCGATGCTCTCTGAGATGGAGAAGCAGCTCAACCGCTACCTCACCGACCGCCTGGGTGCGTCCGCTACTGTACCACCCGCGCCGGTACCGACTGCCGCTGCGGCCCAGGAGTAAGCCATGCACCTGCGCGTTCCCAAGCTGAACCTGCCGGGTTTTGGCCGCATCCTGCGCTGCTTCTGGCCTGAGATCCGCAAGCAAAAACTGCTGCTTGCCGGGTCGTTTAGTGCCCTGATCGCCGAGACCGCCCTGCGGCTGTTGGAACCGTGGCCGCTGAAGTACATCTTCGACACGGTGATCCTGCCCCAATCGGGTGCTGTGCTCCCGGCTCCCCTGGCCGGGGCCGAACCGACGGTGGTGCTCACCGCCCTTGCCCTCGGCCTGGTGGCGATCGCCGCCCTCCGGGCCGGGGCTGCCTACCTGGCGGTGGTCGGCATGTCGCTGGTGGCCACCCAGGTGATGAGCGAGGTGCGCGCCCGGCTCTACAGCCAGATCCAGCGCCTCTCCCTCGCTTTTCATAGCCGCCACAAAAGCGGAGATCTGATCGCCCGGGTCACCAGCGACACCGAACGGCTGCGGGAGGTGACCGTCACCGCGGCACTGCCTTTGCTCACCAACTTTCTGACCCTCTTCGGGATGCTCGCGGTGATGTTCTGGCTCAACTTCGAGCTGGCCCTGCTCGCCGCCGCCATCTTGCCGGTGTTTTTAGTCTCGACGGTGCGCCTCACCGGCCGCATCCACAAAGTCGCCCGTACCCAGCGCCGCCGCGAAGGGGCGATGGCCGCGAGCGCCGCCGAGTCGATCGGCGCCATCAAGGTGGTGCAGGCCCTCTCGCTGCAGGGGCTGTTGGAGCGCTCCTTCAAACGCGACAACCTCAAAAGTCTCAAAGAGGGCGAGCGCGCCCAGCAACTGGCGGCGGGGCTGGAGCGCACCGTCGAACTGTTGGTCGGGGCGGCCATCGCCCTGGTGCTCTGGCGCGGAGCGCAACTGGTGCTGGAGCGCGCCCTCACCCCCGGCGATCTGCTGGTTTTTGTCACCTACTTGAAGACGGCCTTCAAGCCGATGCGCTACCTGGCCAAGTACACCGGTCAGATCGCCAAGGCCACCGCCTCCGGCGAGCGGGTGGTCGAAGTGATCGACAGCGTCCCGGACGTCCGGGATCTGCCGGGGGCCGTCGAAGCCCCGCCCCTTACCGGGGCGATCCGCTTCGAGGGGGTGAGCTTCGGCTACCAGCCGGGCAGTCCAATCCTCGAAGATCTCGATTTCACGATCGCCCCGGGTGAACGCATCGCCCTGGTCGGTCCCTCCGGCGGCGGCAAATCGACCCTGGCAAGCCTGATCTTGCGCCTCTACGACCCGAGCGCCGGACGGGTGCTCATCGACGGACACGACGCGCGCAGCTACAAGCTCGATTCGTTGCGCCGCCAGGTGAGCATCGTCCTGCAGGAGAGCGTGCTCTTCGCGGTGAGCGTGCGCGACAACATCGCCTACGGCGCCCCCGGCACCACCGGCGTGGAGGTCGAAGCGGCCGCCCGCCTCGCCAACGCCCACAGCTTCATCGAAGCGCTTCCCCAGGGCTACGACACGATCCTGGGCGAGCGGGGCGCCAGCCTCTCCGGCGGCCAGCGCCAGCGCATCGCCATCGCCCGCGCCGCCGTGCGCCGCTCACCCATCGTCGTGCTCGACGAACCGACCGTCGGCCTGGACGGTGCCAGCGAGCAGGCGGTCAACGAAGCGCTCGAACGCCTCACCCAAGGCCGCACGACCATTCTGATCTCCCACGACCTGCAGGCAGCCTGCAGCGCCGAACGGATTTTCTTTATCGAAGCGGGCCGGCTCGTCGAGCAGGGCAGCCACACAGAACTGTTGCGCGCGGGCGGGCGCTACGCCGCCCTCTACCGGTGTCAGGTGCCGGCCGCCGCCTCGGGCAAGCCCTGACACCATCCACACCTACATCCAGCGAGTCAAGCCATGAAAGTCTTAATCACCGGGGTAGCCGGCTTCATCGGCTACCACCTGGCGGCGCGTCTGCTCCAGGAAGGCAGCAAAGTCTACGGCATCGACAACCTCAACAGCTATTACGACGTGCGCCTCAAAGAAGCGCGGCTCGCGCGGCTGGTGCCGCACCCGCAATTTACCTTCCGGCACCTCGATATCGCCCGCCGCCCGGCCATGTTCGAACTATTTGAAAGCGAATCGTTCGAC harbors:
- a CDS encoding glycosyltransferase family 2 protein, yielding MRKPTVCLIVSPRERFSYTRESLESLYTHTDYPFKLVYVDGGSPEPVQRYLQQQAALRGFELIRTAHYLAPNQARNLGLARCGDSDYVVFVDNDIQVTPGWLERLVDCAETTGAAVVGPLVCIGTPGEERVHLAGGEARILQQTGEDGRDERRIHEKHYFVNRPLAEVLGKTARRPCEFAEFHCVLVRASLMGRLGPLDEKLLSTREHIDFCLTVQQAGGSIWVEPDSVVTYVPGPPFDWSDLSYFLLRWSDAWELASLKHFRKKWGLAKDKYFQKRLDRLGHRRHQAFLRPLVRALSLGGEYDAELEAMLSEMEKQLNRYLTDRLGASATVPPAPVPTAAAAQE
- a CDS encoding ABC transporter ATP-binding protein, translating into MHLRVPKLNLPGFGRILRCFWPEIRKQKLLLAGSFSALIAETALRLLEPWPLKYIFDTVILPQSGAVLPAPLAGAEPTVVLTALALGLVAIAALRAGAAYLAVVGMSLVATQVMSEVRARLYSQIQRLSLAFHSRHKSGDLIARVTSDTERLREVTVTAALPLLTNFLTLFGMLAVMFWLNFELALLAAAILPVFLVSTVRLTGRIHKVARTQRRREGAMAASAAESIGAIKVVQALSLQGLLERSFKRDNLKSLKEGERAQQLAAGLERTVELLVGAAIALVLWRGAQLVLERALTPGDLLVFVTYLKTAFKPMRYLAKYTGQIAKATASGERVVEVIDSVPDVRDLPGAVEAPPLTGAIRFEGVSFGYQPGSPILEDLDFTIAPGERIALVGPSGGGKSTLASLILRLYDPSAGRVLIDGHDARSYKLDSLRRQVSIVLQESVLFAVSVRDNIAYGAPGTTGVEVEAAARLANAHSFIEALPQGYDTILGERGASLSGGQRQRIAIARAAVRRSPIVVLDEPTVGLDGASEQAVNEALERLTQGRTTILISHDLQAACSAERIFFIEAGRLVEQGSHTELLRAGGRYAALYRCQVPAAASGKP